A genomic window from Tolypothrix sp. PCC 7910 includes:
- a CDS encoding transglutaminase domain-containing protein: MSFALPSMTVSQMFGQRTIRPLTAAALGGIAFIQDRLIAIDTVKGHLLEIDPISDNSKILNPHQVKEFTDVTGIAVWEDTLWVTRGNTVYRCQFNALGLEHFVTLPYAAEGIAVWESTVYISCQKLGYILIYESDSRKEITRFYAPGVGRENLTVSQDTLWVSDRTEQTVYSMDRATGDIQFSVLTPFDSPTGIAVHKDGETGKESLYVAYASEEPYIRDNPNADPNHELTYRDRTFIHPLYYHYEPEKRYALSNGYLIEMSYAEEIAPLEEVYLTDLEWRIALPSETERQKVKHVEPIGLPFTEEVIDGQRVAIFKFDTLTPGERHIFGWKATLEVRGIKYRITPKDVEDVPPLTPEFASRYLVDDDELAMETSIVRRAARDAVGSETNLLRKMYSIRNYVYDELSYGIKPYIDTPDVVLERGVGSCGEYVGVLLALCRLNGIPCRTVGRYKCPPNGELQGIPLQPDFNHVWLEFYIPNFGWLPMESNPDDIGNAGPYPTRFFMGLCWYHIEIGKGVSFETISSQGVRLTKEDIPLGDLAINHIRFTILKELPPF; this comes from the coding sequence ATGAGTTTTGCCCTCCCCAGTATGACCGTTAGTCAGATGTTTGGTCAAAGAACAATTCGACCGTTAACTGCTGCCGCCTTGGGTGGCATTGCTTTTATTCAAGATAGACTTATTGCCATTGATACTGTTAAAGGGCATCTGCTAGAGATTGACCCAATATCTGATAACAGTAAAATACTGAATCCGCATCAAGTGAAGGAATTTACTGATGTCACAGGTATAGCCGTTTGGGAAGATACCCTGTGGGTAACCCGTGGCAATACTGTTTATCGCTGCCAATTCAATGCTTTAGGGTTAGAGCATTTTGTGACATTGCCTTATGCGGCTGAGGGTATTGCTGTTTGGGAATCTACAGTCTATATCAGCTGCCAAAAGCTAGGCTATATCTTGATTTATGAATCCGATAGCCGCAAAGAAATCACCAGATTTTATGCCCCAGGTGTAGGACGAGAAAATTTAACAGTCAGTCAAGATACTTTGTGGGTGAGCGATCGCACAGAGCAAACAGTCTATTCTATGGATCGGGCAACGGGAGACATTCAATTTAGTGTGCTCACACCCTTTGACTCGCCTACAGGCATCGCAGTACATAAAGATGGTGAAACAGGCAAAGAAAGTCTTTATGTAGCCTACGCCTCAGAGGAGCCTTATATCCGGGATAATCCTAATGCTGATCCCAATCATGAACTAACATACCGCGATCGCACTTTTATTCATCCCCTGTATTATCATTACGAACCAGAGAAACGCTACGCCCTCTCTAATGGCTACCTGATTGAAATGTCCTATGCTGAGGAAATTGCTCCCTTAGAAGAGGTATATCTCACAGACTTAGAGTGGCGGATTGCTTTACCATCCGAAACCGAACGCCAAAAAGTTAAACACGTTGAACCCATTGGGCTACCCTTTACAGAAGAAGTCATTGATGGGCAACGGGTAGCAATATTTAAATTTGATACCCTCACTCCTGGAGAACGCCATATCTTTGGCTGGAAAGCTACTTTAGAAGTGCGCGGTATTAAGTATCGCATTACACCAAAAGATGTCGAGGATGTCCCCCCACTTACCCCAGAATTTGCTAGCCGCTATCTGGTAGATGATGATGAGTTAGCAATGGAAACGAGCATTGTCCGCCGGGCTGCACGCGATGCAGTTGGTTCGGAAACTAATCTACTGCGGAAGATGTATAGCATCCGTAATTATGTCTACGATGAATTATCATATGGTATTAAACCATACATTGATACGCCGGACGTGGTTTTAGAACGGGGTGTAGGTTCCTGTGGCGAATATGTAGGTGTATTGCTGGCTTTGTGTCGATTGAACGGCATTCCCTGCCGCACAGTTGGTAGATACAAATGCCCACCAAATGGAGAATTGCAAGGTATACCCCTGCAACCAGACTTTAACCATGTGTGGTTAGAATTCTACATTCCTAATTTCGGTTGGTTGCCAATGGAATCTAACCCTGATGATATCGGTAACGCTGGCCCCTATCCCACCCGTTTTTTCATGGGCTTATGTTGGTATCACATTGAAATTGGCAAAGGAGTTTCTTTTGAAACCATCAGCAGCCAAGGCGTGCGTCTTACCAAAGAAGATATTCCCCTAGGCGACCTGGCAATAAATCACATCAGATTTACAATTCTTAAAGAATTACCACCTTTCTAA
- a CDS encoding cation-translocating P-type ATPase: MSANSLPESAAVWHSLEVEKALELLDSNADSGLTPQEVEQRLHKYGPNELEEHGGRSTWEILLDQFKNIMLLMLIAVAIISGVLDLVAWQGGNLKPGEVPFKDTIAIMAIVILNGILGYVQESRAEKALAALKKLSSPLVRVIRDRKLLDVAAKEIVPGDVMLLEAGVQIAADGRLIEQSNLQVRESALTGEAEAVNKQATLQLPEETGLGDRINVVYQGTEVVQGRGKVLVTGTGMKTELGKIATLLQSVESEPTPLQQRMTQLGNVLVSGSLILVAIVVIGGIIQARGFSNLQELLEVSLSMAVAVVPEGLPAVITVTLALGTQRMVKQNALIRKLPAVETLGSVTTICSDKTGTLTQNKMVVQSVYTNNAIFRVTGQGYAPTGDFQLNGQTISVDEYPEISALLVACAVCNDSVLQKEQGEWAILGDPTEGALMTLAGKAGIEKDQWESKLPRVSEFPFSSERKRMSVITQVEAVATGDASGTGIDPAIAGFLQSENYLMFTKGSPELILARCSQMYLGRNSAPLTEAQRQKVLAENDQMASKGLRVLGFAYKPWAEIPPEGSDESSEKDLVWLGLVGMLDAPRPEVRSAVQECREAGIRPVMITGDHQLTAKAIAADLGIAEEGARVLTGQELQRMSDEELEQNVDLVSIYARVSPEHKLRIVKALQRRGRFVAMTGDGVNDAPALKQADIGIAMGITGTDVSKEASDMVLLDDNFATIVSATKEGRVVYTNIRRFIKYILGSNIGEVLTIAAAPLIGLGGVPLTPLQILWMNLVTDGLPALALAVEPPEPDVMKRPPFSPRESIFARGLGSYMVRIGIVFAIISIALMAWAYNHTHAAGYQGNPEAWKTMVFTTLCIAQMGHAIAIRSNNQLTIEMNPLSNKFVLGAVVVTTILQLMLVYVPPLRAFFGTHYINGTELAICIGFSALMFVWVELEKLFFRFMGKKTV, encoded by the coding sequence ATGTCTGCTAATTCTCTGCCTGAAAGTGCCGCCGTTTGGCATAGTTTAGAAGTTGAAAAAGCGCTCGAACTGCTTGATAGTAATGCAGACAGTGGCTTGACACCCCAAGAAGTGGAACAACGGTTGCACAAATATGGCCCCAATGAACTAGAAGAACATGGTGGCCGTAGCACTTGGGAGATTCTGCTAGATCAGTTCAAGAACATTATGTTGTTGATGCTGATTGCTGTAGCTATCATTTCTGGGGTTTTAGACCTCGTGGCTTGGCAAGGAGGTAACCTCAAGCCTGGGGAAGTGCCGTTTAAAGATACGATCGCGATTATGGCGATTGTCATCCTCAATGGTATCCTCGGCTATGTGCAAGAAAGCCGTGCCGAAAAAGCCCTCGCAGCCTTGAAAAAACTCTCCTCTCCCTTAGTGCGAGTCATCCGCGATCGCAAACTTTTGGATGTCGCTGCTAAGGAAATCGTTCCTGGGGATGTGATGCTGCTGGAAGCTGGGGTACAGATAGCCGCAGATGGACGCTTAATTGAACAATCTAATTTACAAGTGCGAGAATCGGCGCTCACAGGCGAAGCCGAAGCTGTTAATAAACAAGCTACATTACAATTACCGGAAGAAACAGGATTAGGCGATCGCATCAATGTCGTCTATCAAGGAACCGAGGTTGTTCAAGGACGAGGCAAGGTTCTAGTTACTGGCACTGGGATGAAAACAGAGTTAGGCAAAATTGCTACTTTGTTACAGTCAGTGGAAAGTGAACCAACGCCTCTGCAACAGCGGATGACGCAACTAGGCAATGTCCTTGTGAGTGGTTCTTTAATCCTGGTCGCTATTGTTGTCATTGGCGGTATCATCCAGGCCAGAGGTTTTAGCAACTTACAAGAACTCTTAGAAGTGTCTTTAAGTATGGCGGTGGCTGTGGTTCCTGAAGGTTTACCAGCCGTAATCACTGTTACTTTGGCATTGGGAACCCAGCGGATGGTCAAGCAAAATGCCTTGATTCGTAAACTTCCAGCTGTGGAAACTTTGGGTTCAGTCACCACAATTTGTTCTGATAAAACCGGTACACTGACTCAGAACAAAATGGTCGTGCAATCAGTTTATACAAATAATGCTATTTTCCGGGTTACAGGACAAGGTTACGCGCCCACAGGGGATTTTCAATTAAACGGACAAACAATTTCTGTAGATGAATATCCAGAAATCTCCGCTTTGCTAGTGGCTTGTGCTGTTTGTAATGATTCAGTACTGCAAAAAGAACAAGGCGAATGGGCAATTTTGGGCGACCCCACCGAAGGCGCATTAATGACCTTAGCGGGAAAAGCTGGTATTGAAAAAGACCAATGGGAAAGTAAATTACCCAGAGTAAGCGAATTTCCCTTTTCCTCAGAACGGAAGCGGATGAGTGTAATTACTCAGGTTGAGGCAGTTGCCACAGGAGATGCTTCCGGTACAGGAATTGATCCAGCGATCGCAGGTTTTCTGCAATCCGAAAATTATTTAATGTTTACCAAAGGTTCCCCAGAGTTAATTTTGGCGCGTTGTAGTCAAATGTATCTGGGTAGAAACTCAGCTCCCTTAACAGAAGCACAACGCCAAAAAGTTCTAGCAGAAAACGACCAAATGGCGAGTAAGGGGTTACGGGTACTAGGTTTTGCTTACAAACCTTGGGCAGAAATTCCCCCAGAAGGTTCAGATGAATCCTCAGAAAAAGATTTGGTGTGGCTGGGACTAGTGGGGATGCTAGATGCACCACGCCCAGAAGTCAGATCTGCAGTGCAAGAATGCCGGGAAGCTGGGATTCGCCCAGTGATGATTACAGGTGACCACCAATTAACAGCCAAAGCGATCGCGGCTGATTTGGGCATAGCAGAAGAAGGCGCGCGTGTGCTTACAGGGCAAGAATTACAGCGCATGAGCGATGAGGAACTGGAGCAAAATGTAGATTTAGTCAGCATTTATGCGCGTGTTTCCCCAGAACACAAATTGCGAATTGTCAAAGCTCTGCAACGCCGTGGTAGATTTGTGGCGATGACAGGAGATGGTGTCAATGATGCTCCCGCCTTGAAACAAGCTGACATTGGAATTGCAATGGGGATTACTGGTACAGATGTGAGTAAAGAAGCTAGCGACATGGTACTGCTAGATGACAACTTTGCCACCATCGTTTCCGCCACCAAAGAAGGTAGAGTAGTTTACACCAACATTCGCCGCTTTATTAAATACATCCTGGGCAGTAACATCGGTGAAGTACTGACAATTGCTGCTGCACCTTTAATCGGTTTGGGCGGTGTTCCTCTAACACCTTTACAAATTCTGTGGATGAACTTGGTAACAGACGGTTTACCAGCCCTAGCATTAGCTGTGGAACCCCCAGAACCAGATGTGATGAAACGTCCACCCTTCAGCCCCCGCGAAAGTATCTTTGCTAGGGGATTGGGTTCTTACATGGTTCGCATTGGGATTGTCTTTGCGATTATTTCTATTGCTTTAATGGCTTGGGCTTACAACCATACCCATGCAGCAGGTTATCAAGGCAATCCTGAAGCTTGGAAAACAATGGTATTCACTACCCTGTGTATTGCCCAAATGGGTCATGCCATAGCTATTCGCTCAAATAACCAACTCACTATAGAGATGAATCCCCTCTCCAATAAATTTGTGTTGGGTGCTGTGGTGGTTACCACTATTTTGCAACTCATGCTAGTTTACGTTCCACCCCTGCGAGCTTTCTTTGGTACTCACTATATCAATGGTACAGAATTAGCTATTTGTATTGGTTTTAGTGCCTTAATGTTTGTCTGGGTGGAATTGGAGAAGCTATTCTTCCGATTCATGGGCAAAAAGACCGTGTAA